From the genome of Candidatus Nitrosocosmicus oleophilus, one region includes:
- a CDS encoding VOC family protein: protein MTEVKKIPDGYHSVTPALIVNDGLKAIEYYKKVFGAKQRACMMMPDGKKVAHAELEIGDSLIMLGDEFLEMKFLSPTTIGGSPVSLVLYVGDVDKTFNLAVSEGAKVLDLVADQFWGDRLGSIEDPFGHRWSIMTHIKDLTHEEMKKAAEEAFAKMSK, encoded by the coding sequence ATGACTGAAGTCAAAAAAATTCCTGATGGATATCATTCCGTCACACCTGCTCTGATTGTAAACGATGGGTTAAAGGCTATCGAATATTATAAAAAGGTATTTGGAGCTAAACAACGAGCATGTATGATGATGCCTGATGGAAAGAAAGTTGCTCATGCCGAACTCGAAATAGGGGATTCATTAATTATGCTAGGAGATGAGTTTTTAGAGATGAAGTTCCTTTCGCCGACTACAATTGGTGGAAGCCCCGTTTCTTTGGTTTTGTATGTTGGGGACGTAGATAAAACGTTCAATCTTGCAGTATCTGAAGGAGCAAAGGTGTTAGATCTAGTAGCAGATCAATTTTGGGGCGATAGACTTGGAAGCATTGAGGATCCTTTTGGACATCGATGGTCAATAATGACGCACATAAAAGATCTTACCCACGAAGAAATGAAAAAGGCAGCAGAGGAGGCTTTTGCAAAGATGTCAAAGTAA